From Nycticebus coucang isolate mNycCou1 chromosome 6, mNycCou1.pri, whole genome shotgun sequence, the proteins below share one genomic window:
- the SOCS4 gene encoding suppressor of cytokine signaling 4 has protein sequence MAENNENYSKNVDVRPKTSRSRSADRKDGYVWSGKTLSWSKKRESCPGAETVSAVEKTEASLRSQERQHSCSSLGLDLDRSCGHRFLGRSLKQKLQDAVGQCFPIKNCSGRHSSGLPAKRKIHIRELMLEECPFPPRSDLAFRWHFIKRHTAPINPKSEEWVSTGLSQGEPRAGELIPRREAEEDTDCLSQTSVQPCVVATNTAPCGGPPPGSVMNLVSNNSVEDSDMDSDDEIITLCTSSRKRNKPKWELDDEILQLETPPKYHTQIDYVHCLVPDLLQINNNPCYWGVMDKYAAEALLEGKPEGTFLLRDSAQEDYLFSVSFRRYSRSLHARIEQWNHNFSFDAHDPCVFHSPDITGLLEHYKDPSACMFFEPLLSTPLIRTFPFSLQHICRTVICNCTTYDGINALPIPSSMKLYLKEYHYKSKVRVLRIDAPEQQC, from the coding sequence AtggcagaaaataatgaaaattatagtAAAAATGTAGATGTCAGACCCAAAACCAGTCGAAGCAGAAGTGCTGACAGAAAGGATGGCTATGTGTGGAGTGGAAAGACGTTGTCCTggtcaaaaaagagagagagctgcCCTGGTGCGGAGACGGTGAGTGCTGTGGAAAAAACGGAAGCTTCGTTAAGGAGCCAGGAAAGGCAGCACAGCTGTTCATCCCTGGGGTTGGATTTAGATCGTTCCTGTGGGCACAGATTTTTAGGCCGCTCTCTTAAACAGAAACTGCAAGATGCTGTGGGGCAGTGTTTTCCGATTAAGAACTGCAGTGGTAGGCATTCTTCAGGGCTTCCAGCGAAAAGGAAAATTCATATCAGGGAACTCATGTTAGAGGAGTGTCCTTTCCCACCCCGATCAGATTTAGCCTTTAGGTGGCATTTTATTAAACGACACACTGCTCCTATAAATCCCAAATCAGAAGAATGGGTAAGCACAGGCTTGTCTCAGGGTGAACCGAGAGCCGGGGAGCTAATACCCAGAAGAGAGGCGGAAGAGGACACAGACTGTCTCTCACAGACCAGCGTTCAGCCTTGTGTGGTAGCCACCAACACTGCCCCGTGTGGGGGTCCCCCACCTGGCTCTGTGATGAACCTGGTTTCAAATAACAGTGTAGAAGACAGTGATATGGATTCAGATGATGAAATCATAACACTTTGCACAAGttccaggaaaagaaacaaacccAAATGGGAACTAGATGATGAAATCCTGCAGTTGGAAACACCTCCCAAGTATCATACCCAGATTGATTACGTCCACTGTCTTGTTCCAGACCTTCTTCAGATCAATAACAATCCCTGTTACTGGGGAGTTATGGATAAATACGCTGCTGAAGCCCTGCTGGAAGGAAAACCAGAGGGCACCTTTTTATTAAGAGACTCAGCACAGGAAGACTATCTATTCTCCGTTAGTTTTAGACGCTATAGTCGTTCCCTTCATGCTAGAATTGAACAATGGAATCACAACTTCAGCTTTGACGCACACGATCCTTGTGTCTTCCATTCTCCTGATATTACTGGGCTCCTAGAACATTATAAGGACCCGAGCGCCTGTATGTTCTTTGAGCCACTTCTGTCCACCCCATTAATCCGGACTTTCCCCTTTTCCCTGCAGCATATATGCAGAACAGTTATCTGTAACTGCACAACTTACGACGGCATCAATGCCCTTCCGATTCCTTCTTCTATGAAGTTATATCTGAAGGAATATCATTATAAATCAAAAGTTAGAGTACTCAGGATTGATGCCCCAGAACAACAATGCTAG